In Ascaphus truei isolate aAscTru1 chromosome 21, aAscTru1.hap1, whole genome shotgun sequence, one DNA window encodes the following:
- the SLC2A6 gene encoding solute carrier family 2, facilitated glucose transporter member 6, whose translation MDTIHQPLLGDTDKPTYQSSPQSLREADKQYVRTLKNEKMFLAAFAAVLGNFTFGYALVYSSPVIPVLESNSDPDLQVKPEEIPWFASVFALGACLGGVSSMFLNDRLGRKLSIMCSALPSAVGYLLMASAQNFWMLVVGRILTGYASGVTSSSIPVYISEISHSGVRGALGACPQIMAVCGALVLYALGLVLPWRWLAVAGEVPVFVMLILLCFMPDSPRFLISKGHDEKALKALVWLRGANTEFRGEYERIKDNIRKQNNSLTCAELSDPYYYKPILIAVLMRLLQQLSGVTPILVYLESIFNRTDVILKSKYDAALVGTVRLVSVLIAAVSMDKAGRKILLFTSSLLMFLSSLSMGLYVHFTIDKYHNSTSGNETDSIMALIHPDLSPQPINYITLIPLVCIMVYIAGYAMGWGPITWLLMSEILPLRARGVASGLCVMVSWITGFVMTEAFLPTVNSVGLEVPFFFFTIICLFCMVFNYYCVPETKGRSLEQIESYFRTGRRSFMR comes from the exons ATGGACACCATTCACCAACCACTTCTGGGTGACACAGACAAACCTACCTACCAGTCTTCCCCACAGTCTCTCCGAGAAGCAGATAAGCAGTATGTCAG AACACTAAAGAACGAGAAGATGTTCCTGGCAGCCTTTGCTGCCGTCCTGGGGAACTTCACGTTTGGCTACGCCCTGGTTTACTCCTCCCCTGTGATTCCAGTACTGGAAAGCAATTCTGATCCTGACCTACAGGTTAAACCAGAGGAGATACCATGGTTTGCG TCTGTGTTTGCCCTGGGAGCTTGCCTGGGCGGCGTAAGCTCCATGTTTCTAAATGACCGGCTTGGACGTAAGCTTAGCATCATGTGTTCGGCATTGCCATCTGCTGTCGGTTACCTCCTCATGGCCAGCGCTCAGAATTTCTGGATGCTGGTGGTGGGCAGGATTCTCACGGGCTACGCAAGCGGCGTAACTTCATCTTCTATACCG GTGTATATTTCAGAAATCTCCCACTCCGGAGTTAGGGGGGCACTCGGGGCCTGCCCCCAGATTATGGCGGTTTGTGGCGCCCTTGTACTCTATGCACTAG GTCTAGTCCTGCCCTGGAGGTGGCTGGCCGTAGCTGGAGAGGTGCCAGTATTCGTGATGCTCATCCTCTTGTGTTTTATGCCCGACTCCCCACGCTTCCTGATATCGAAGGGACACGATGAGAAAGCTCTCAAGGCGCTGGTCTGGCTCCGGGGGGCCAACACGGAGTTTCGAGGGGAATATGAGAGGATTAAGGACAACATAAGGAAGCAG AACAACTCCCTGACATGTGCTGAGCTCTCTGATCCCTACTACTACAAGCCCATCCTCATCGCTGTGCTCATGAGGCTCCTGCAGCAACTATCTGGGGTCACCCCGATCCTAGTTTATCTGGAATCCATCTTCAACAGGACAGATGTGATTCTG aaaagtaaATATGATGCTGCTTTAGTCGGGACAGTGCGCCTGGTTTCAGTGCTGATTGCAGCCGTTAGTATGGATAAAGCTGGCAGGAAGATCCTTCTCTTTACGTCTA GTTTGTTAatgtttctctcctctctctccatggGGTTGTACGTCCATTTCACCATAGACAAATACCACAATTCCACGTCCGGAAATGAAACCGATTCCATAATGGCGCTGATCCATCCTGACCTTTCCCCACAACCCATTAACTACATAACCCTGATCCCACTCGTTTGCATCATGGTATACATCGCTG GCTATGCCATGGGCTGGGGACCCATCACCTGGCTCCTTATGTCAGAGATCCTGCCCCTGAGAGCACGAGGAGTGGCTTCCGGTCTCTGTGTGATGGTCAGCTGGATCACTGGCTTCGTCATGACTGAAGCCTTTCTCCCGACAGTG AATTCTGTGGGCCTGGAAGTCCCTTTCTTCTTTTTCACCATTATCTGCTTGTTCTGCATGGTCTTCAACTACTACTGTGTCCCGGAGACCAAAGGGAGGTCCCTTGAGCAAATAGAGTCCTACTTTAGAACTGGCCGGCGCTCCTTCATGAGATAG